From Streptomyces sp. CMB-StM0423, a single genomic window includes:
- a CDS encoding glutamate-5-semialdehyde dehydrogenase encodes MSSETQSPVRQAAQRARTAAAMIAPLPRAAKDAALLAVADALEARAAEVVAANAEDVARARADGVSDTIVDRLTLTEERVAGVASDVRDVAKLPDPVGEVVRGSTLPNGLELRQVRVPLGVAGIIYEGRPNVTVDAAALCLKSGNAVLLRGSSSAYASNTALVAVLRDAVASAGLPPDAVQLVPGQGRESVHELMRARGLVDVLIPRGGAGLIRTVVEESTVPVIETGTGNCHVYVDEHADLDLAEKILVNSKAQRPSVCNAAETVLVHQAVADAFLPRALRALEAEGVTVHGDDAWVKAGAAAGVEVQLADDEDWATEYLSYDIAAGVVRSLDDAVAHIRRWSSGHTEAVVTRDTGAARRFTALVDSAAVMVNASTRFTDGAEFGFGAEIGISTQKLHARGPMGLPELTSTKYVVTGDGQLKGR; translated from the coding sequence ATGAGCAGCGAAACCCAGTCCCCGGTCCGCCAGGCCGCCCAGCGGGCGCGTACCGCGGCGGCGATGATCGCCCCGCTGCCCCGCGCGGCCAAGGACGCCGCCCTGCTGGCCGTCGCCGACGCGCTGGAGGCGCGCGCCGCGGAGGTCGTCGCGGCCAACGCCGAGGACGTCGCCCGGGCGCGGGCCGACGGCGTCTCCGACACGATCGTGGACCGGCTGACGCTGACCGAGGAGCGCGTCGCCGGCGTCGCCTCCGACGTCCGGGATGTCGCCAAGCTCCCGGACCCCGTCGGCGAGGTGGTCCGCGGCTCCACGCTGCCGAACGGCCTGGAGCTGCGCCAGGTGCGGGTGCCGCTGGGCGTCGCCGGCATCATCTACGAGGGCCGGCCCAACGTCACCGTGGACGCCGCCGCCCTGTGCCTGAAGTCGGGCAACGCGGTGCTGCTGCGCGGCTCCTCCTCCGCGTACGCCTCGAACACCGCCCTCGTCGCCGTGCTGCGCGACGCGGTGGCCTCGGCCGGGCTGCCGCCGGACGCGGTGCAGTTGGTGCCCGGGCAGGGCCGCGAGTCCGTGCACGAGCTGATGCGCGCCCGCGGCCTGGTCGACGTGCTGATCCCGCGCGGCGGCGCCGGCCTCATCCGCACCGTCGTCGAGGAGTCCACGGTCCCGGTGATCGAGACCGGCACGGGCAACTGCCACGTGTACGTGGACGAGCACGCCGACCTCGACCTCGCCGAGAAGATCCTCGTCAACTCCAAGGCGCAGCGCCCCAGCGTGTGCAACGCCGCCGAGACCGTCCTCGTCCACCAGGCCGTGGCCGACGCCTTCCTGCCCCGCGCCCTGCGGGCCCTGGAGGCCGAGGGCGTCACCGTGCACGGCGACGACGCCTGGGTGAAGGCGGGCGCCGCGGCCGGCGTGGAGGTGCAGCTCGCCGACGACGAGGACTGGGCCACGGAGTACCTGTCGTACGACATCGCCGCGGGCGTGGTGCGTTCCCTGGACGACGCGGTGGCGCACATCCGCCGCTGGTCCTCCGGGCACACCGAGGCCGTCGTCACCCGCGACACCGGCGCGGCCCGCCGCTTCACCGCACTGGTGGATTCCGCGGCGGTCATGGTGAACGCCTCCACCCGGTTCACCGACGGCGCGGAGTTCGGCTTCGGCGCGGAGATCGGCATCTCCACCCAGAAGCTGCACGCCCGCGGGCCGATGGGGCTGCCGGAGCTGACCTCGACGAAGTACGTCGTGACCGGCGACGGCCAGCTCAAGGGCCGGTAG
- a CDS encoding SCO2584 family spore wall biosynthesis protein, translating into MPDDVGGRPPYADGDEPDSHHHGGADEEFAAVVLDEDFVRSAHFHEPSAVERMVGAAEARAQAEAVLDEAANEDRIYDGWDDPDAPDPYGPYGGALRPYRGHGHWQRPVALLLALLLGVGIVALSFAAVYRSGPDGRDDAPPPGGSSPSATTGADALEPSLTPR; encoded by the coding sequence GTGCCGGACGATGTGGGGGGCAGGCCACCGTACGCCGACGGTGACGAGCCCGACAGCCACCACCACGGAGGCGCGGACGAAGAGTTCGCCGCCGTGGTCCTCGACGAGGACTTCGTCCGTTCGGCCCACTTCCACGAGCCCAGCGCCGTGGAGCGCATGGTCGGCGCCGCGGAGGCGCGGGCCCAGGCGGAGGCCGTCCTCGACGAGGCAGCGAACGAGGACCGGATATACGACGGCTGGGACGACCCGGACGCCCCCGACCCGTACGGCCCCTACGGCGGCGCCCTGCGCCCGTACCGCGGCCACGGGCACTGGCAGCGCCCCGTCGCCCTGCTGCTCGCCCTCCTCCTCGGCGTCGGCATAGTCGCGCTGTCCTTCGCCGCCGTGTACCGTTCCGGCCCCGACGGCCGCGACGACGCCCCGCCCCCCGGCGGCTCCAGCCCTTCGGCCACGACCGGCGCGGACGCCCTCGAACCGTCGCTGACCCCGCGTTGA
- a CDS encoding SCO2583 family membrane protein, with the protein MAGHEGPPDGTPERAPGGGDDEYRSIVFDEAFVKAARLEEYSARERVGDHAPAVRSRRPQRPGASRQALVLVLLIALAFGTAIYMGVRMPYRQPGAPAAAPLRSTVVPLTPDGPVPGGEPEELIAGSPAADFGTGADGIDLPDPVATRNFTEEQVVQALTASKDYLVTSAVDARTLTGGNVRDVRIQLDPQQHGQFDQSLARPADDGRHAATGWMVRFDPEHVRLAHRSVRVDGAVTFAEVSDQELEVSADHVFVYALRPAKASAGTSEADASLFTVRRQVRIRFDHDDLRDRQLELAETALTAGPLACTADASAYLRPLLAGERDPRKTPHGTNPFATPGQLSGSLCGVLDTGQAAKAS; encoded by the coding sequence ATGGCCGGGCACGAAGGCCCGCCCGACGGGACACCCGAGCGCGCCCCCGGAGGCGGAGACGACGAGTACCGCTCCATCGTGTTCGATGAGGCGTTCGTCAAGGCTGCCCGCCTGGAGGAGTACTCCGCCCGCGAGCGCGTCGGCGACCACGCCCCCGCCGTACGCAGCCGCCGCCCCCAGCGGCCCGGCGCCTCCCGGCAGGCCCTGGTGCTCGTGCTGCTCATCGCGCTCGCCTTCGGCACCGCCATCTACATGGGCGTACGCATGCCCTACCGGCAGCCCGGCGCCCCCGCCGCGGCGCCGCTGCGCAGCACCGTCGTCCCGCTGACGCCCGACGGCCCGGTGCCCGGCGGCGAGCCCGAAGAGCTGATCGCCGGCAGCCCCGCCGCGGACTTCGGCACCGGCGCCGACGGCATCGACCTGCCGGATCCGGTCGCGACCCGGAACTTCACCGAGGAGCAGGTCGTCCAGGCGCTCACCGCCAGCAAGGACTACCTCGTCACCTCCGCGGTCGACGCCCGCACCCTCACCGGCGGCAACGTCCGCGACGTACGCATCCAGCTCGACCCGCAGCAGCACGGCCAGTTCGACCAGAGCCTCGCCCGCCCCGCCGACGACGGCAGGCACGCCGCGACCGGCTGGATGGTCCGCTTCGACCCCGAGCACGTGCGGCTGGCCCACCGGAGCGTACGGGTCGACGGCGCGGTGACCTTCGCGGAGGTCAGCGACCAGGAGCTGGAGGTCAGCGCGGACCACGTCTTCGTCTACGCACTGCGCCCCGCGAAGGCGTCCGCCGGGACGTCCGAGGCGGACGCGTCGCTGTTCACCGTGCGCCGCCAGGTGCGGATCCGCTTCGACCACGACGACCTGCGCGACCGGCAACTGGAGCTGGCCGAGACCGCGCTGACCGCCGGGCCGCTGGCGTGCACCGCGGACGCCTCGGCGTATCTGCGGCCGCTGCTGGCCGGCGAGCGGGACCCGCGGAAGACGCCGCACGGGACCAACCCGTTCGCGACGCCGGGTCAGTTGAGCGGGTCGCTGTGCGGGGTGCTGGACACGGGGCAGGCGGCGAAGGCGTCGTAG
- a CDS encoding M48 family metallopeptidase, protein MPELNKNVPSRERRRFPGISSRAYEHPADRSALVSLRKLTGFDKVFKAISGMLPERSLRLLFLSDSVRVGDQQFQHLHDMLRDACYILDLDKVPQMYVKQDPQPNAMCIGMDEPIIVVTTGLVELLDEEEMRAVVGHEVGHALSGHSVYRTIMLFLTNLALALAWIPLGALAIRAIIAALLEWFRKSELSADRAGLLVGQDLEASMRGLMKLAGGNHLHQMNVDAFLQQAEEYDRGGDVRDSVLKILNVLPRSHPFTTIRAAELKKWSESRDYQRIMDGHYPRRDEDKDASARESFRESASSYADTVKNSKDPLLRLVNDIAGGTADIGGKLRDRFNNRGSGGSAPSDGSGPADPSPN, encoded by the coding sequence ATGCCTGAACTCAACAAGAACGTGCCGAGCCGAGAACGCAGAAGGTTCCCGGGCATCTCGTCCCGGGCGTACGAGCACCCGGCGGACCGCTCCGCGCTCGTCTCGCTGCGCAAGCTCACCGGCTTCGACAAGGTCTTCAAGGCCATCAGCGGCATGCTGCCGGAGCGCTCGCTGCGGCTGCTGTTCCTCTCCGACTCGGTGCGGGTCGGCGACCAGCAGTTCCAGCACCTGCACGACATGCTGCGCGACGCCTGTTACATCCTGGACCTCGACAAGGTCCCGCAGATGTACGTCAAGCAGGACCCCCAGCCCAACGCGATGTGCATCGGCATGGACGAGCCGATCATCGTCGTCACCACCGGCCTCGTCGAGCTGCTCGACGAGGAGGAGATGCGGGCCGTCGTCGGTCACGAGGTGGGCCACGCGCTGTCCGGCCACTCGGTGTACCGCACGATCATGCTCTTCCTCACCAACCTCGCTCTCGCGCTCGCCTGGATCCCGCTGGGCGCCCTGGCGATACGGGCCATCATCGCCGCGCTGCTGGAGTGGTTCCGCAAGTCGGAGCTGTCCGCGGACCGCGCCGGGCTGCTCGTCGGGCAGGACCTGGAGGCGTCGATGCGCGGGCTGATGAAGCTCGCCGGCGGCAACCACCTGCACCAGATGAACGTCGACGCGTTCCTCCAGCAGGCCGAGGAGTACGACCGGGGCGGCGACGTCCGCGACTCCGTCCTGAAGATCCTCAACGTGCTGCCGCGCAGCCACCCCTTCACCACCATCCGCGCCGCCGAGCTGAAGAAGTGGTCGGAGAGCCGCGACTACCAGCGGATCATGGACGGCCACTACCCGCGGCGCGACGAGGACAAGGACGCCTCCGCGCGCGAGTCCTTCCGCGAGTCGGCCAGCAGCTACGCGGACACGGTGAAGAACAGCAAGGACCCGCTGCTGCGGCTCGTCAACGACATCGCGGGCGGCACCGCCGACATAGGCGGCAAGCTGCGGGACCGCTTCAACAACCGCGGCTCCGGCGGCTCCGCCCCGTCGGACGGCTCCGGCCCCGCGGACCCCTCGCCCAACTGA
- the nadD gene encoding nicotinate-nucleotide adenylyltransferase: MRRRLGVMGGTFDPIHHGHLVAASEVAARFHLDEVIFVPTGEPWQKSDKAVSPREDRYLMTVIATASNPQFSVSRIDIDREGPTFTIDTLRELHGLEPEAELFFITGADALSQIFTWRGAEELFSLAHFIGVTRPGHRLHDPGLPEGRVSLVEVPALAISSTDCRERVAREEPVWYLVPDGVVRYINKRRLYRDGD, translated from the coding sequence GTGAGACGCAGACTGGGCGTGATGGGCGGGACGTTCGATCCCATCCACCACGGTCACCTGGTGGCGGCGAGCGAGGTCGCCGCCCGCTTCCACCTCGACGAGGTGATCTTCGTGCCCACGGGCGAACCGTGGCAGAAGAGCGACAAGGCGGTGTCGCCGCGCGAGGACCGCTATCTGATGACCGTGATCGCCACGGCGTCGAACCCGCAGTTCTCGGTCAGCCGCATCGACATCGACCGCGAAGGGCCGACCTTCACGATCGACACCCTCCGGGAGCTGCACGGGCTCGAACCGGAGGCGGAGCTTTTCTTCATCACGGGCGCGGACGCGCTCTCCCAGATCTTCACCTGGCGGGGCGCGGAGGAACTGTTCTCGCTGGCCCACTTCATCGGGGTGACCAGGCCGGGTCACCGGTTGCACGACCCCGGGCTGCCGGAAGGCAGGGTGTCGTTGGTCGAGGTTCCCGCGCTCGCCATCTCGTCCACGGATTGCCGGGAACGGGTGGCTCGCGAGGAACCCGTCTGGTATTTGGTCCCTGACGGCGTTGTGCGCTACATCAACAAGCGAAGGCTTTACCGCGACGGCGATTGA